The genomic DNA CTCGGTGCTCGCCGTGCCCGCCGTGATTGCCGCCATTGCGATCGTGATGAACCGCGTTGCGTTGCGCTTCATCACAAGCCCGGTCGCCGATGTCTGAAGTTAGTACGTGAAGTTCGCCGATGGCGATGCGCCATCGGCTTTCGCAGCACCCGACGTTTAAACCGGCATGAGGAGACACGAGATGGCTGGCAACTTCAGCATTAGCGGAAAAGAACTCGGCGGCAATGCAGCGCTGAACGTTTCAGGCTGGCCAAGCCTGGCCGCGATGATTCGCGCGGGACTGGCAGCCGGTTTGCTCGGCGCGGTGATCATCTGGATCTACGAGGCAGTGGTCTGGGTCGGCATCCAGCACCTGATGCCGCTCGCGGGTATTCCGCGTAACGCGACGGGGCTGGTGTTCGGCAAGGCGGTGCAGGAATCGATCGGCGTGTGGGCGTATGTCGTCGGCACGGGCATTCACTTTGTCTTTGCGCTTGCGTGGGGCGTGCTGTTCGCGCTGATCTGGCCGTACTTTCAACGTCGCGGATACGAAGCGACTTTTGTCGCGCTCTTTTACGCCGTGCTTGCGTGGATCGTGATGCACGTCGCAATCATTGTCGTCTCGGATAACCACCCGGATTACTCGAATCCGAATGTCGTGATTGGCGGATTCATGTCTCACTTCTTCTTTACCGTGCCGCTGGCTTTGACGGTGAAGCGGAAATTGAGCCAATACAGAACATAACGGCGAAGCGCTTTAAAGAACTCAAACAGCAGCAAAAACCAGGAAGATGGAGGTCATAAGAATGAAGAGGAGTACCAGTAGCGTCAAGGCGGTTGTCATTGGCGCGGCAATCGTTGGCGGCGCGCCGGCTTTTGCGCAGAGCAGCGTGACACTGTACGGTATTGTCGATAACGGACTGGCTTATCAAAGCAGTTCGACGTCGCTTGGATCGACGAGCGGCGGGCACTCGGTCGTCAAGATGACGCCGGGCGTGTGGGCGGGCAGCCGCTTCGGCCTGAAAGGCGGGGAAGATCTCGGCGGCGGTACTAAAGCGATCTTTCAACTCGAGTCGGGCTTTAATTCGGGAACGGGCGCGCAGCAGTACACGAATGCGATGTTCGGGCGTCTTGCGTATGTCGGCGTGACGAATCCGACCTACGGTACGTTCACAGCGGGCCGCCAGTACGCTTCGTATTACCAGTTGCTGTCGCCGTATAGCCCGACGACCTGGATCACGGGCTTCTACGGCGCGCACCCTGGCGATATCGACGGGCTCGACACGATCTATCGTGCGAACAATACGCTCGAGTACACGTCGCCGAAGCTGTACGGTTTGACGGTGAGCGGCTCGTATTCGCTCGGCGGCGTGGCAGGCAGCGTGAATCAGGGCTCGACGTGGACGACGGCGGTCCAGTACGCACTGGGCCCGATCGGTCTCGCGGTCGGCTTCTCGCGGATCAACAATTCGACCTCCGGCGGCGGCGCGTGGGGCGCGGATTCCACCACGACGAACGGCGGCTCGCAGATCGGCGTGTCCGCATTGACGAACGGCTATCAGACGGCGCGCGCGCAGCAGCGTTTTGCCGTCGGTGGCGGCTATACGTTCAACAGCGCGTGGGACGTGACGGCGACGTACTCGAACGTTCAGTACATTCCCGGCATCAATTCGAAGTTCACCGATACGGCGATCTTCAACACGGCTGGCGCCGTGCTGCACTGGAAACCGGCTGTGACGTGGGACTTCGCCGCGGGCTACAGCTATACGCGTGCGACTCGCGCGAATGGCATTACGGATAGCGCGTCGTATCAGCAGTTCAACCTGTCCCAGTACTACTCGCTGTCCAAGCGTACGGGCCTCTATGCGCTCGAAGCGTATCAACGCGCGAATGGCAAGACGCTCGGCACGAACGGCGCGGGGCAGATCATCGACGCAACGGCGAGTATCGGCGATGGCTTCAACTCGACGCCGTCGTCGACGGCCAGTCAGTTTGCGTTTGGCCTTGGTGTGATTCATCGCTTCTGATGTGAAGCGAAAAGCCGAACCGGTGAACCCGGTTCGGCTTGTGGTAGCGTAACGGCATCCGTCCGTTACCGGTATCTCACGTCATGTCTGCATCCTTCAGCAAGGTCCCCCGCGTTCTCCTCACCAACGACGACGGCATCGACGCCCCCGGCCTTGCCGTGCTCGAAGCCGTAGCCAACGAGCTCGCCGACGAAGTATGGGTCGTCGCGCCCGAGCACGATCAGAGCGGCACGTCGCACTCGATCAGCCTGCATTCACCGCTGCGCGTGAGCCGCCAGGGCGAGCGTCGCTTCGGCGTGGTGGGCACGCCTGGCGATTGCGTCGTGATGGCCGTGCGTCATCTGATGCGCGACACGCCGCCGACGCTCGTGCTGTCCGGCATCAATCGCGGCGGCAATCTCGGCGTCGAGACGATGTTCTCCGGCACCGTCGGCGCGGCGATGACAGGGCTGCTGCTCGGGCTGCCGTCGATTGCATTGAGTCAGGTCTTCCGCGACCGCGAGAACGTGCGCTGGGATACCGCACGCGCACTTGCGCCGGGCGCGATCCGCCAGTTGCTGGCCATCGAACACGATGCGCCCGTTTGCCTGAACGTCAATTTCCCCGATGTCGATGCGTCGGCGGCGGGTCCGCTGACACCGACGAAGCAGGGCGTGGGCCTCGTGGAAGGTATCGACGTGCTGCCGCAGGTCGACCCGCGCGGCCTCGAATACCACTGGCTGCGATTCCAGCGTGGCCCGCGCGAGAACGCACCCGATAGCGAAACGGCTGTGGTCGCTTCGGGGCGCGTATCGGTGACGCCGCTTTACTTCGACCGCACGGACGAGCGTACCTTCGCGAAGCTATCGGCGTCGTTGAGTGCTTGAGGTTTGTCACGGGCCCGGAACCTCGCGTGCCGTGGCTTGCTTCCGCTCATCCAGCCTGAAGACGGCCATGCCGGCGACCATTGCCGCCACGAAGCCGACAGCCTTGGGGTAGCCAGCGCCAAGCGCAACGAGCGCGGGCCCCGGGCAGAAACCGGCCAAACCCCAGCCGATACCGAAAGCAGCGCTACCAAGAACCAGTCTCGGCGTAATGGCCGTGCCGATGGGAAGTTGCATCGGCAATTCAAGGAATGACCTGTCACGGCGTCTGGCTACGAAAAATGCAAGTGAGCCGACCGCAACGGCGCCAACCATCACAAAAGCCAGTGATGGGTCCCACTGGCCGGCCAGATCGAGGAAACCCAGCACCTTCGCCGGGTTTGCCATGCCTGACACCATCAGGCCGACCCCGAAAAGAAGGCCGGCGAGCAATGCCGTAAACGGTGCGATGAGCGTTGCCTTGAGGGCTGACATATCAGCCTCCGATCAGGTGACGTTGGACAAAGACAGTCAGAAATCCCGCGACCATGAAGGTTGCGGTGGCGACGAGCGAGCGCACAGACCCTCTGGAGAGACCACATACGCCGTGCCCGCTGGTGCAGCCGCTGGCATAGCGGGTACCCATGCCGACAAGAAACCCGGCCGCAAGGATCACGCCCCAGCTAGCCTCGATCTCTGCCTGTGCAGGCTTGCCCAGCAGTCCGGCGATGACAGGCGCTCCCACGAGCCCCGCCAGAAATGCGAGACGCCAGTTGACGTCATCGCGCGGCCATCCCAGCAGGCCACCGAAGATGCCGCTGATGCCGGCGACTCGCCCGTTAAACAATACCAGCACGGCAACCGCGGCACCGATCACAAGCCCGCCTGTCAAGGAGAGGACAGGGGTGAAATGGTCAAGGTCGAGCAGCATGATGAGGGTCCTTACTGCGTTGGGCAGAACTGTTCATAAAGTGTTGCCTTGTTTCAAGGTCCGCTGTTTAACTGTTTCCAGGAAGCAGGCCATGATATGCGTTCCCGAAAAAGCAATGCCCGATTGACGGGGCGCGCTTTCAATTTTGATTGAAGTCTGGCAATGTCGTCGACTCAGGCGTGCATGTTCGGTCGCAGTCGATGCTTTGGCTCGGGCGACCTAAGCGAGAAGCGCTTCCTGTCAAATCGATACTAGCGATCTCGGCCATATGCCGATAAGGGAGACGCGTGCAGTACCCGCAATATATCAACCGCTTTTTCGCTGGCTCAAGCGTAGAAGCGGGAATCTTCATCATGGTCCTCACAACGGCAACCTTTGCGGGAAGTGACTCCATGGTCAAGGTCATCGGTTCTTCCGTGCCGCTGCTTGCGCTGCTCTGGGTCCGGTATGTGTTCCAGACGGTCGTGCTTGCGGTCTGGGTGATACGGCGCGGAGTCGGTGACCTCCACGGCGCGCGGCCATTCCGATTGCAATTGCTGCGTGCCATTCTGCTGCTCCTCAACTCCGCCTCGACCTTTGCGGGGCTGCGCTATCTGCCGCTTCCCGTCACCACTTCGCTGGCAATGATGGCTCCGCTGATCACCACGGTACTGGCCGCAACGCTCCTCGGTGAGAATGTGGCGAGAAGCAAATGGGCAATGGTCATTCTCGGCTTCATCGGCATGCTGATGGTTGTGCGGCCCGGCGGCGGCCAGTTTTCGTGGGCGGTGTGCTTTCCGATCGCCGCCGCAACGACCTTCGCGTGCTTTCAGGTCGTGTCCAGCAAGTTGTCGAAGACGGGTGACCCGATGATCACCAATTTTCTGACTGGATTGGTGGCGACACTCATGCTTTCCGCACTCTTGTGGACTGCTCAGGCGACCCTGTTCCCCGAGATAAA from Paraburkholderia terrae includes the following:
- the surE gene encoding 5'/3'-nucleotidase SurE, which translates into the protein MSASFSKVPRVLLTNDDGIDAPGLAVLEAVANELADEVWVVAPEHDQSGTSHSISLHSPLRVSRQGERRFGVVGTPGDCVVMAVRHLMRDTPPTLVLSGINRGGNLGVETMFSGTVGAAMTGLLLGLPSIALSQVFRDRENVRWDTARALAPGAIRQLLAIEHDAPVCLNVNFPDVDASAAGPLTPTKQGVGLVEGIDVLPQVDPRGLEYHWLRFQRGPRENAPDSETAVVASGRVSVTPLYFDRTDERTFAKLSASLSA
- a CDS encoding porin, with the protein product MKRSTSSVKAVVIGAAIVGGAPAFAQSSVTLYGIVDNGLAYQSSSTSLGSTSGGHSVVKMTPGVWAGSRFGLKGGEDLGGGTKAIFQLESGFNSGTGAQQYTNAMFGRLAYVGVTNPTYGTFTAGRQYASYYQLLSPYSPTTWITGFYGAHPGDIDGLDTIYRANNTLEYTSPKLYGLTVSGSYSLGGVAGSVNQGSTWTTAVQYALGPIGLAVGFSRINNSTSGGGAWGADSTTTNGGSQIGVSALTNGYQTARAQQRFAVGGGYTFNSAWDVTATYSNVQYIPGINSKFTDTAIFNTAGAVLHWKPAVTWDFAAGYSYTRATRANGITDSASYQQFNLSQYYSLSKRTGLYALEAYQRANGKTLGTNGAGQIIDATASIGDGFNSTPSSTASQFAFGLGVIHRF
- a CDS encoding DMT family transporter; translated protein: MQYPQYINRFFAGSSVEAGIFIMVLTTATFAGSDSMVKVIGSSVPLLALLWVRYVFQTVVLAVWVIRRGVGDLHGARPFRLQLLRAILLLLNSASTFAGLRYLPLPVTTSLAMMAPLITTVLAATLLGENVARSKWAMVILGFIGMLMVVRPGGGQFSWAVCFPIAAATTFACFQVVSSKLSKTGDPMITNFLTGLVATLMLSALLWTAQATLFPEIKSVRFGSWLLVLVMASLATAGHSLMLQALRRAPLAVLTPFGYAQLAFATLFSWVFFGQIPDLWMTLGMLVIACSGIGTVLLHARGRGA
- a CDS encoding YeeE/YedE family protein, producing the protein MLLDLDHFTPVLSLTGGLVIGAAVAVLVLFNGRVAGISGIFGGLLGWPRDDVNWRLAFLAGLVGAPVIAGLLGKPAQAEIEASWGVILAAGFLVGMGTRYASGCTSGHGVCGLSRGSVRSLVATATFMVAGFLTVFVQRHLIGG
- a CDS encoding YeeE/YedE family protein — its product is MSALKATLIAPFTALLAGLLFGVGLMVSGMANPAKVLGFLDLAGQWDPSLAFVMVGAVAVGSLAFFVARRRDRSFLELPMQLPIGTAITPRLVLGSAAFGIGWGLAGFCPGPALVALGAGYPKAVGFVAAMVAGMAVFRLDERKQATAREVPGP